Proteins co-encoded in one Alphaproteobacteria bacterium genomic window:
- a CDS encoding zinc-binding dehydrogenase yields the protein MNYIEITEEGGPEVLQMAERAVPQPAAGEVLIKVACTALNRADLLQRKGKYPPPPGASPVLGLEVSGIVAAIGEGVKRYEVGDRVCALLDGGGYAEYAVAPAGQCLPLASTVSYDQAAALPEGIFTVWANVFEAGGLKPDGSVLIHGGASGIGTIGISMARLHGARVFTTAGSDTKCKTCEQRGADRAINYNTEDFVQVVREQTQDRGVDVVFDILGGDYVARNIQVLAPHGRHVSIAMQLGRTGQVDLLRVMFNQLVLTGSTLRHRSAEEKARIAGVVERQIWPWVSTGLLKPLIYKKFRLSEAGEAHKVMESGQHSGKIVLEVAAL from the coding sequence ATGAACTATATAGAAATTACGGAAGAGGGCGGGCCCGAAGTCCTGCAGATGGCCGAGCGCGCCGTGCCGCAACCGGCGGCGGGCGAAGTGCTGATCAAGGTTGCTTGTACGGCGCTGAATCGTGCCGACCTGCTGCAGCGTAAGGGCAAATACCCGCCGCCGCCGGGCGCCAGCCCGGTGCTCGGGCTTGAAGTTTCGGGCATTGTTGCCGCCATTGGCGAGGGCGTGAAACGCTATGAAGTAGGCGACAGGGTTTGTGCGCTGCTAGACGGCGGCGGTTACGCCGAATATGCGGTTGCGCCAGCCGGGCAATGCCTGCCGCTTGCGAGCACCGTAAGCTATGACCAGGCTGCGGCGCTGCCCGAAGGGATTTTCACGGTCTGGGCCAATGTGTTCGAAGCAGGCGGGCTGAAGCCCGATGGTTCCGTGCTTATTCATGGCGGCGCAAGCGGGATCGGTACGATCGGGATCAGCATGGCGCGGTTACACGGCGCGCGGGTTTTCACGACAGCCGGCAGCGATACGAAATGCAAAACGTGCGAGCAGCGCGGCGCCGATCGCGCGATTAACTACAACACCGAGGATTTTGTGCAGGTCGTGCGCGAACAAACGCAGGACAGGGGCGTTGATGTCGTGTTCGATATCCTGGGCGGCGATTATGTTGCGCGCAACATACAGGTGCTGGCGCCGCACGGTCGGCATGTCAGCATCGCCATGCAGCTTGGCCGCACGGGGCAGGTGGATCTGCTGCGCGTGATGTTCAATCAGCTGGTTTTGACGGGCTCTACGTTGCGTCACCGTAGCGCCGAGGAAAAGGCCCGTATTGCGGGTGTGGTGGAGCGCCAGATATGGCCGTGGGTCTCCACGGGGCTGCTCAAGCCATTGATATATAAGAAATTCAGGCTTTCCGAGGCGGGGGAGGCACATAAAGTTATGGAATCGGGCCAGCATAGTGGTAAGATTGTGCTTGAGGTTGCGGCGCTTTAG
- a CDS encoding DUF1192 family protein, which translates to MAFNPDELEPQKPVAKPKDLTVMSVGELKDYITELETEIARTRDAIAKKESHRGSVEGLFRR; encoded by the coding sequence ATGGCCTTCAACCCCGATGAACTCGAACCCCAAAAACCGGTCGCCAAACCCAAAGACCTAACCGTCATGTCGGTTGGCGAACTGAAGGATTATATTACCGAGCTGGAAACCGAAATCGCGCGCACGCGCGACGCAATCGCGAAGAAGGAAAGCCATCGCGGCTCGGTCGAAGGTTTGTTCAGGAGATAA
- a CDS encoding aryl-sulfate sulfotransferase, whose protein sequence is MLKKRSIRIAGHETSITLEEEFWRELRTIARRRGTSLSRLVATVDAGRSGNLSSALRVYVLQALREPIKHKPVSG, encoded by the coding sequence ATGCTTAAAAAACGCTCCATCCGAATTGCGGGCCACGAAACCAGCATAACGCTGGAGGAAGAGTTCTGGCGCGAGCTGCGCACCATCGCACGCCGCCGGGGTACATCGCTGAGTCGGCTGGTCGCGACGGTCGATGCGGGGCGTAGCGGCAATCTATCGAGCGCGCTCAGGGTGTATGTTTTGCAGGCATTACGCGAGCCTATTAAGCATAAACCTGTTTCGGGTTGA
- a CDS encoding adenosylmethionine--8-amino-7-oxononanoate transaminase, with protein sequence MPMKGHLWFPYAQMKTMPAPLAVAGAQGSKIFLTDGRVLTDGIAAWWTQCHGYNHPHIVEALKEQADRFSHVMLAGFTHEPAERLAARLAKLLPGDLDHVFLADSGSVAVEIALKMAVQYWINRGQKRRKLVAFRHAYHGDTLGAMSVTDPQEGMHSLFAGYLPEQYFLDLPVDAATLRACDDFLAEHKSEIAAMIVEPLVQGAGGMLMYGPGVLRDLRRLADRHDILLIFDEVFTGFGRTGTMFACDHDGAVPDIIALGKALTGGAVTMAATVARRHVFEAFYSDTPEHAFMHGPTYMGNPLACAAANASLDLFEQEPRLQQVEAIGAQMRHELEKCKAIKGVRAVRTLGAIGAVELDAVPDLRWMRARFPAYEVWIRPFHNIVYLAPAFTIMPDELRVLTDAVATVLGEWAERGAKQRAQPMQTDLDA encoded by the coding sequence ATGCCCATGAAAGGCCATCTGTGGTTCCCCTATGCCCAGATGAAAACCATGCCCGCGCCGCTGGCTGTCGCGGGCGCGCAGGGCAGCAAGATATTTTTGACGGACGGGCGCGTGCTGACCGATGGCATCGCGGCTTGGTGGACGCAGTGCCATGGCTATAACCATCCGCATATTGTCGAGGCGTTGAAGGAGCAGGCGGACAGGTTCAGCCATGTCATGCTCGCAGGTTTTACGCACGAACCGGCGGAACGGCTTGCGGCGCGGCTCGCGAAATTGTTGCCAGGTGATCTTGATCATGTTTTTCTGGCTGACTCCGGCTCTGTGGCGGTTGAAATTGCGCTCAAGATGGCGGTGCAATACTGGATCAATCGCGGGCAGAAGCGGCGCAAGCTTGTCGCCTTCAGGCACGCCTATCACGGCGATACGCTGGGCGCGATGAGCGTGACCGACCCGCAGGAAGGCATGCACAGCCTGTTTGCCGGCTATCTGCCCGAACAATATTTCCTCGATCTGCCCGTGGATGCCGCGACGCTGCGCGCATGCGACGATTTTCTTGCCGAACACAAAAGCGAAATTGCCGCTATGATCGTCGAGCCGCTGGTGCAGGGCGCGGGCGGCATGTTGATGTACGGGCCGGGCGTTTTGCGCGATTTGCGCAGGCTGGCCGACAGGCACGACATTCTGCTGATCTTCGACGAAGTTTTTACGGGCTTCGGCCGCACCGGCACGATGTTCGCGTGCGACCACGATGGCGCGGTGCCCGACATCATCGCGCTGGGCAAGGCGCTGACTGGCGGCGCGGTGACCATGGCGGCGACAGTGGCGCGGCGCCATGTGTTCGAAGCCTTTTACAGCGATACGCCCGAACATGCCTTCATGCATGGGCCGACCTATATGGGAAACCCGCTTGCCTGCGCCGCCGCCAACGCTTCGCTTGATTTGTTCGAACAGGAACCGCGGCTGCAGCAGGTGGAAGCGATTGGCGCGCAAATGCGGCACGAGCTTGAAAAATGCAAAGCGATCAAAGGTGTGCGCGCCGTGCGGACGCTTGGCGCCATCGGTGCGGTCGAGCTGGACGCGGTGCCCGATCTGCGCTGGATGCGCGCGCGCTTCCCGGCGTATGAAGTGTGGATCAGGCCGTTCCATAACATTGTTTACCTCGCGCCCGCTTTCACGATCATGCCCGACGAGTTGCGTGTGTTGACCGATGCGGTTGCGACCGTGCTTGGGGAATGGGCGGAGCGCGGTGCGAAGCAAAGGGCACAACCCATGCAGACGGATCTCGATGCTTAA
- the fumC gene encoding class II fumarate hydratase encodes MPPRIETDSFGPIEVPAEHYWGAQTQRSLQNFKIGGERMPPALICAFAIQKRSAALANMKLGMLDKKLGEAMVKAADEIIDGKMENEFPLVVWQTGSGTQTNMNLNEVISNRAIELLGGEKGSKKPVHPNDHVNMGQSSNDSFPTAMHIAAVMEIANALIPALEHCAGALEKKVSAFKDIVKIGRTHLQDAVPLTLGQEFSGYATQVRNAIARARECLPRLYPLAQGGTAVGTGLNAKKGFAEEFAAQVAAVTKQPFVTAQNKFEALATNDAIVEASGVMNTIAVGFMKIANDLRLLGSGPRCGFGELKLPENEPGSSIMPGKVNPTQAEAMTMVAAQVMGNHTTVSVAGANGHFELNVFKPVMIYCLLQSVRLLADAARSLTDNCISGIEPDEARIAKLLHESLMLVTALNPHVGYDNAAKIAKKAHAEGTTLKEAAVTLGILKAEDFDKFVRPGEMTRPLD; translated from the coding sequence ATGCCCCCCCGTATTGAAACCGACTCATTCGGTCCTATCGAAGTGCCCGCCGAGCATTATTGGGGCGCGCAGACCCAGCGCAGCCTGCAGAATTTCAAGATCGGCGGAGAGCGCATGCCGCCCGCGCTGATTTGCGCCTTCGCCATACAAAAGCGTTCGGCCGCGCTGGCCAACATGAAGCTTGGCATGCTCGATAAAAAGCTGGGCGAAGCCATGGTCAAGGCCGCGGACGAGATTATCGATGGCAAGATGGAAAACGAATTTCCGCTTGTGGTGTGGCAAACAGGTTCCGGTACCCAGACCAACATGAATTTGAACGAGGTGATTTCCAATCGCGCGATCGAGCTGCTGGGCGGGGAAAAGGGTAGCAAGAAGCCCGTGCACCCCAACGACCACGTGAATATGGGACAAAGCTCGAACGACAGTTTCCCGACCGCGATGCATATCGCCGCCGTGATGGAGATCGCGAATGCCTTGATCCCCGCGCTGGAGCACTGCGCGGGTGCGCTCGAGAAGAAAGTTTCGGCGTTCAAGGATATCGTCAAGATCGGGCGCACCCACTTGCAGGATGCGGTGCCGTTGACGCTGGGGCAGGAATTTTCCGGCTATGCCACGCAGGTGCGCAACGCCATTGCGCGCGCGCGCGAATGCTTGCCGCGGCTTTACCCGCTGGCGCAGGGCGGCACGGCGGTGGGCACAGGGCTGAACGCCAAAAAGGGCTTTGCCGAGGAATTTGCGGCGCAGGTTGCGGCCGTAACGAAGCAGCCGTTTGTCACGGCGCAAAACAAGTTTGAAGCGCTTGCGACCAACGATGCGATTGTCGAGGCTTCGGGCGTTATGAACACAATCGCGGTCGGCTTCATGAAGATCGCGAACGATCTGCGTTTGCTCGGTTCCGGGCCGCGCTGCGGCTTTGGTGAACTGAAGCTGCCGGAAAACGAACCCGGCTCCTCCATCATGCCCGGCAAGGTCAATCCGACGCAGGCGGAAGCCATGACCATGGTGGCGGCGCAGGTGATGGGCAACCACACGACGGTTTCTGTCGCGGGCGCCAACGGCCATTTCGAGCTGAATGTGTTCAAGCCGGTGATGATTTATTGCTTGCTGCAATCGGTGCGCTTGCTGGCCGATGCGGCGCGCAGCCTGACCGACAACTGCATCAGCGGGATCGAGCCCGACGAGGCGCGCATCGCCAAGCTTTTGCATGAATCGCTGATGCTCGTGACCGCGCTCAACCCGCATGTGGGCTACGACAACGCCGCCAAGATCGCCAAGAAGGCGCATGCCGAAGGCACGACATTGAAGGAAGCCGCCGTGACGCTCGGTATCCTTAAGGCCGAGGATTTCGACAAGTTCGTGCGGCCGGGCGAGATGACCCGCCCGCTGGATTGA
- a CDS encoding pantoate--beta-alanine ligase has protein sequence MHDLKVFRTAAALRGTIKSAAPAGGRLALVPTMGALHEGHLTLVRRARELADSIAVSIFVNPTQFGPHEDFSRYPRDEAGDLEKLRRAGADFVYCPDVDEIYPGGPSASIKAAGPALMGMENDFRPGHFDGVVTVVHRLFEQVQPALALFGEKDYQQLLTIRRMVRERALPIEIVGVDIVRESDGLALSSRNMYLTPEQRAAAPALHAAMVVCAAEMRAGKPQAKSLDAARAKIAAAGFDLQYLEARDAETLARADHISAKPARLLAAAKLGQTRLIDNIEI, from the coding sequence ATGCACGATTTAAAGGTCTTTCGCACCGCCGCCGCCCTGCGCGGCACCATCAAATCGGCGGCGCCGGCGGGCGGGCGGCTGGCGCTTGTGCCCACCATGGGCGCACTGCACGAAGGACACCTTACGCTGGTGCGCCGCGCGCGCGAACTGGCCGATAGTATCGCCGTCTCTATTTTCGTGAACCCGACACAATTCGGCCCGCATGAAGATTTTTCCCGCTACCCGCGCGACGAAGCGGGCGATCTTGAAAAACTGCGCCGCGCGGGCGCAGACTTTGTGTATTGCCCCGATGTGGACGAAATTTATCCCGGCGGACCATCCGCAAGCATCAAGGCAGCGGGCCCTGCGTTGATGGGCATGGAAAACGATTTTCGCCCCGGCCATTTCGATGGCGTCGTAACCGTCGTGCACAGATTATTCGAACAGGTTCAGCCCGCGCTCGCACTGTTCGGCGAAAAGGATTACCAGCAATTGCTGACGATCAGGCGCATGGTGCGCGAACGCGCGTTGCCGATTGAAATCGTCGGCGTTGATATCGTGCGCGAAAGCGATGGGCTCGCGCTCTCTTCGCGCAATATGTATCTCACGCCCGAACAACGCGCCGCTGCGCCCGCGCTGCACGCGGCCATGGTCGTTTGCGCGGCTGAAATGCGCGCAGGAAAACCGCAGGCGAAATCGCTCGATGCGGCGCGCGCGAAAATCGCGGCGGCGGGCTTTGATCTGCAGTATCTGGAAGCGCGCGATGCGGAAACGCTGGCGCGCGCAGACCATATAAGCGCAAAACCGGCTCGCCTGCTGGCGGCGGCCAAGCTCGGGCAAACCCGGCTGATTGATAATATTGAAATCTAG